AGGGGAGGGGGGTTTCGGTGGTGGCGGTGCACGATCCGCTATCGGCACTGGCCACCATCGACTCAGCCGCACCGAGCATCGTCCTCACGGAGTTATTTCTTCCTGACGCATCCGGGCTCACGTTGGTGAAAGAACTCAAAGCCAGACATGGTCCATGCTCTGTGATCGTGATGGCGCGAGATGCACCGGAACCGATGATCCTTGAGGCGCTTCGGATCGGTGCGGCCGACTATCTGCATAAACCTATTGCCGAAGAAGAATTGGCCCACGCGATTCAGCGCGCACGCGGTCTTCTGCCTGGAGATCTGGCGGATGTTCAGGGGGTGTGCCGATCGGAGTATCAACTCACCGTTGATTCAGATCCTGCCCATATCCCCGGCATTATTTCCTGGCTGATGAAGACGACAGCATCGACCTTGTCGCCGATGCGACGGTTACATCTCCAAGGCGCACTTCAAGAACTCCTGTTTAATGCCATCGAACATGGAAATCTGGAAATCTTCTATCAGGAGAAGCAAGAGGCGCTGGCCGACGGGCAGTATGAACAGCTGCTCGCTCAACGCTTGGCCCAAGCTCGGCTGAGAGATCGGCGCGTGGTGATTCATGCCCTCTACGAGAAACGCGGTGAGAGTCTGGTCTATCGCATTACCGATGAAGGGAAGGGCTTTAAATGGCGGAGTCTGCTTATGCGCTCACAGGACGTGTGTGAATCGGAAGACGCCAATGGAAGAGGGATCTTTCTGACTCGTTCATTCTTTCCTGGTTTAGCCTACAACGAACGCGGTAATGAAGTGACGATCACGGTACCGCTCGACTAAGTTTCATGTTTCATGTTCCAAGTTTCATGTTAAGTCAGAGGCCTTAAGAACGTGAAACCAGAAACGTGAAACCTGAAACTCCTCCTATTCCATCAGAGAATCCGCAAGTATTCCACGGTACTCTCGCCTTTGCTGGCATCGCGTCTCAGCA
The nucleotide sequence above comes from Nitrospira sp.. Encoded proteins:
- a CDS encoding response regulator — encoded protein: MTTTSMAEQLVVVDSCRETQARIAQHLQGRGVSVVAVHDPLSALATIDSAAPSIVLTELFLPDASGLTLVKELKARHGPCSVIVMARDAPEPMILEALRIGAADYLHKPIAEEELAHAIQRARGLLPGDLADVQGVCRSEYQLTVDSDPAHIPGIISWLMKTTASTLSPMRRLHLQGALQELLFNAIEHGNLEIFYQEKQEALADGQYEQLLAQRLAQARLRDRRVVIHALYEKRGESLVYRITDEGKGFKWRSLLMRSQDVCESEDANGRGIFLTRSFFPGLAYNERGNEVTITVPLD